From one Gossypium hirsutum isolate 1008001.06 chromosome D08, Gossypium_hirsutum_v2.1, whole genome shotgun sequence genomic stretch:
- the LOC107918593 gene encoding putative clathrin assembly protein At5g57200 isoform X1: protein MGTLNTLRKAYGVLKDKTKIGLAKFNSNFKELDIAIVKATNHIESPPKERHVRKIFAATSVSRPQTDIAYCVQALAKRLSKTRSWIVATKILIVIHRTLREGDPTFRDELLNYAHRGNFLQISNFKDDSSHFAWVKTYAVFLEKRLDCFRVLQYDIEAERLTKLASGGSSRGQSRRMSSGELIEQLPALQQLLSRLIGCQPEGAASDVYLIHYALALVLKESFKIYCAINDGIMNLIDVFFKMSQDDAVKALGIYKRAGQQVEELAEFYEYCKGLELAKNFQFPALRQPPPSFLATMEEYVKEAPQSGSVQNKLEYEGREQVSEVASDETKKQGEIRINKLLINEQEKSKLEEPRQLIPMGDLLGPYETNPTTLEIEKNNGMALAIVPSGTNLASHDLSEQWELALFTTPSNNTTHAVESELMMAILTQQQQYPQQQQPMMMTVPYQYPQQLQVQYMGHFNPFGEPPLFSIPPNSILLQ from the exons ATGGGAACATTGAATACTCTTAGAAAGGCATATGGGGTTCTCAAAGACAAAACCAAGATTGGCCTTGCAAAATTCAACAGTAATTTCAAg GAATTAGACATTGCAATTGTAAAAGCCACCAACCATATTGAATCTCCTCCAAAAGAACGGCATGTTCGAA AAATATTTGCAGCAACGTCAGTATCACGACCACAAACAGATATAGCATATTGCGTTCAAGCTTTAGCAAAAAGATTATCCAAGACTCGAAGCTGGATT GTTGCTACAAAGATATTGATAGTTATTCATAGAACATTAAGAGAAGGAGATCCTACCTTCCGAGATGAGCTTCTAAACTACGCTCATAGAGGAAATTTTCTCCAAATATCTAACTTTAAAGATGATTcaagtcattttg CATGGGTTAAGACGTATGCAGTTTTTCTAGAAAAGAGGCTCGATTGTTTCAGAGTGTTACAATATGATATTGAAGCAGAACGGTTGACAAAATTAGCATCCGGTGGCTCAAGCAGG gGACAAAGTAGAAGAATGAGTAGTGGGGAATTAATAGAGCAATTGCCAGCACTACAACAACTTCTTTCTCGTCTTATCGGCTGTCAg CCTGAAGGAGCGGCTTCTGATGTTTACCTTATCCATTATGCATTAGCTTTG GTATTAAAAGAGAGTTTCAAAATATATTGTGCTATCAATGATGGAATTATGAATCTCATAGACGTG TTTTTTAAAATGTCACAAGATGATGCAGTCAAAGCTCTCGGAATATACAAAAGAGCTGGTCAACAg GTAGAAGAACTGGCTGAATTTTATGAATACTGCAAAGGATTAGAACTTGCTAAGAACTTTCAGTTTCCAGCATTAAGACAG CCCCCACCATCTTTTCTTGCAACAATGGAAGAATATGTAAAAGAAGCTCCACAATCAGGTTCTGTCCAAAATAAATTG GAATATGAAGGGCGAGAGCAAGTATCAGAAGTAGCGTCAGATGAAACAAAAAAGCAAGGAGAAATTAGaattaataaattattgattaatGAACAAGAAAAGAGCAAACTGGAGGAACCTCGACAACTTATACCAATGGGAGATTTATTG GGTCCATATGAAACAAATCCGACAACTCTAGAAATAGAGAAAAACAATGGAATGGCTCTTGCAATTGTTCCGTCAG GAACTAATTTAGCAAGCCATGATTTAAGTGAACAATGGGAACTAGCGCTTTTTACAACACCGAGTAACAACACAACTCATGCGGTAGAAAGTGAATTG ATGATGGCAATATTGACTCAACAACAACAATATCCACAACAGCAGCAACCAATGATGATGACGGTACCTTACCAATACCCTCAACAGCTACAAGTGCAATATATGGGTCATTTTAATCCCTTTGGAGAACCTCCTCTTTTTAGCATCCCACCAAATTCAATTTTACTGCAATAA
- the LOC107918593 gene encoding putative clathrin assembly protein At5g57200 isoform X2, with protein MGTLNTLRKAYGVLKDKTKIGLAKFNSNFKELDIAIVKATNHIESPPKERHVRKIFAATSVSRPQTDIAYCVQALAKRLSKTRSWIVATKILIVIHRTLREGDPTFRDELLNYAHRGNFLQISNFKDDSSHFAWVKTYAVFLEKRLDCFRVLQYDIEAERLTKLASGGSSRGQSRRMSSGELIEQLPALQQLLSRLIGCQPEGAASDVYLIHYALALVLKESFKIYCAINDGIMNLIDVFFKMSQDDAVKALGIYKRAGQQVEELAEFYEYCKGLELAKNFQFPALRQPPPSFLATMEEYVKEAPQSGSVQNKLEYEGREQVSEVASDETKKQGEIRINKLLINEQEKSKLEEPRQLIPMGDLLGPYETNPTTLEIEKNNGMALAIVPSGTNLASHDLSEQWELALFTTPSNNTTHAVESELHQLMYR; from the exons ATGGGAACATTGAATACTCTTAGAAAGGCATATGGGGTTCTCAAAGACAAAACCAAGATTGGCCTTGCAAAATTCAACAGTAATTTCAAg GAATTAGACATTGCAATTGTAAAAGCCACCAACCATATTGAATCTCCTCCAAAAGAACGGCATGTTCGAA AAATATTTGCAGCAACGTCAGTATCACGACCACAAACAGATATAGCATATTGCGTTCAAGCTTTAGCAAAAAGATTATCCAAGACTCGAAGCTGGATT GTTGCTACAAAGATATTGATAGTTATTCATAGAACATTAAGAGAAGGAGATCCTACCTTCCGAGATGAGCTTCTAAACTACGCTCATAGAGGAAATTTTCTCCAAATATCTAACTTTAAAGATGATTcaagtcattttg CATGGGTTAAGACGTATGCAGTTTTTCTAGAAAAGAGGCTCGATTGTTTCAGAGTGTTACAATATGATATTGAAGCAGAACGGTTGACAAAATTAGCATCCGGTGGCTCAAGCAGG gGACAAAGTAGAAGAATGAGTAGTGGGGAATTAATAGAGCAATTGCCAGCACTACAACAACTTCTTTCTCGTCTTATCGGCTGTCAg CCTGAAGGAGCGGCTTCTGATGTTTACCTTATCCATTATGCATTAGCTTTG GTATTAAAAGAGAGTTTCAAAATATATTGTGCTATCAATGATGGAATTATGAATCTCATAGACGTG TTTTTTAAAATGTCACAAGATGATGCAGTCAAAGCTCTCGGAATATACAAAAGAGCTGGTCAACAg GTAGAAGAACTGGCTGAATTTTATGAATACTGCAAAGGATTAGAACTTGCTAAGAACTTTCAGTTTCCAGCATTAAGACAG CCCCCACCATCTTTTCTTGCAACAATGGAAGAATATGTAAAAGAAGCTCCACAATCAGGTTCTGTCCAAAATAAATTG GAATATGAAGGGCGAGAGCAAGTATCAGAAGTAGCGTCAGATGAAACAAAAAAGCAAGGAGAAATTAGaattaataaattattgattaatGAACAAGAAAAGAGCAAACTGGAGGAACCTCGACAACTTATACCAATGGGAGATTTATTG GGTCCATATGAAACAAATCCGACAACTCTAGAAATAGAGAAAAACAATGGAATGGCTCTTGCAATTGTTCCGTCAG GAACTAATTTAGCAAGCCATGATTTAAGTGAACAATGGGAACTAGCGCTTTTTACAACACCGAGTAACAACACAACTCATGCGGTAGAAAGTGAATTG CACCAACTAATGTACAGATGA